One Solanum lycopersicum chromosome 2, SLM_r2.1 genomic region harbors:
- the LOC101259102 gene encoding nuclear transport factor 2-like isoform X1, which produces MKKKIMAMETTAIPSAPAAQVIGNAFVEQYYQIQHHSPELVYRFCLDSSVLSRPNSNGVMTSVTTMKNINDMICSLGYKNYKAEIKTADAQQSYKDGVIVLVTGCLTGKDNTRKQFTQTFFLAPQDKGYFVLNDVLRYAEQVETDNSSEMVNAVKDVAPVPLTPDPEPVHVLQPSNHRQPSSHAEDIKIVEEVVHGSLENEKVVGDEREIMVGAESHINAEPATSVSREDAPKKSYASIVSSQTKKGPAKIYVPSNSRMAPAKTEKQPVKSVAQAPVPESSIHTASGGNASESKDAQYRAEGHSIYIRNLPLNVTVAQLEVEFKRFGPIMQGGIQVRSNRQQGFCFGFVEFEDLNSMNSAIQASPVTIGGLQAELEIKRTTSRVGSGRGRFPTGRGAGYRNENFRGRGNFSGAGRGYGRSDFNGGRGGRGGESYQQGRGRGGRRGGLSQIPSSA; this is translated from the exons atgaagaaaaaaat AATGGCTATGGAAACTACAGCTATACCTTCTGCCCCTGCTGCACAAGTGATCGGAAATGCTTTTGTTGAGCAGTATTACCAAATTCAACACCACTCCCCAGAGTTGGTATACAGATTTTGTCTGGATTCAAGTGTCTTAAGCCGCCCAAATTCTAATGGCGTGATGACATCCGTGACAACAATGAAA AATATCAATGACATGATATGCTCATTAGGCTACAAGAATTATAAGGCAGAGATAAAGACTGCAGATGCACAACAGTCCTACAAGGATGGGGTCATTGTATTGGTTACTGGATGCTTAACTGGAAAAGATAACACGAGAAAGCAATTCACCCAGACTTTTTTCCTTGCTCCACAGGACAAAGGCTACTTTGTTTTGAATGATGTTCTTAGGTATGCAGAACAAGTGGAGACTGATAACAGTTCAGAAATGGTTAATGCGGTCAAGGATGTAGCACCCGTGCCTTTGACGCCTGATCCAG AACCAGTTCATGTGCTTCAGCCTTCGAATCACAGACAGCCTAGCTCTCATgcagaagatataaaaattgtTGAGGAAGTAGTTCATGGTTCTTTGGAAAATGAGAAGGTAGTTGGTGATGAAAGAGAGATTATGGTGGGTGCTGAATCCCATATTAATGCAGAACCAGCTACTTCAGTTTCCCGAGAAGATGCTCCTAAGAAATCTTATGCTTCAATTGTAAGTTCTCAAACAAAGAAAGGGCCCGCCAAAATCTATGTACCCTCTAATTCAAGAATGGCTCCCGCAAAGACTGAAAAGCAGCCAGTTAAGTCAGTGGCACAAGCTCCTGTTCCTGAATCATCAATTCATACTGCCTCTGGGGGTAATGCATCTGAATCTAAAGATGCTCAGTACAGAG CTGAGGGACACTCCATTTATATCCGCAATTTGCCTTTAAATGTTACTGTTGCTCAACTTGAGGTTGAATTTAAGAGATTTGGACCCATTATGCAAGGAGGCATACAAGTTAGAAGTAATAGG CAACAAGGATTCTGCTTCGGGTTTGTTGAATTTGAAGATTTGAACTCCATGAACAGCGCGATACAG GCCTCACCTGTTACAATTGGAGGTCTTCAAGCTGAGCTTGAAATAAAGCGAACTACAAGTAGAG TTGGTAGCGGGAGAGGTCGTTTCCCTACCGGAAGAGGAGCAGGGTACCGAAATGAAAATTTCAGGGGCCGCGGAAACTTTAGTGGTGCAGGTAGAGGATATGGTAGAAGTGATTTTAATGGAGGTCGTGGAGGACGAGGTGGTGAAAGTTACCAACAAGGAAGAGGGAGAGGCGGACGGAGAGGTGGCCTAAGCCAAATTCCTTCTTCAGCATAG
- the LOC101258809 gene encoding uncharacterized protein, translating to MASSGKSMIQTLKRFMKKPWEFTGPQTSPEYLDSIPKAAEYRIFCPATTQSQAIIPTSDPETVFDIKYYSRDQRRNRPPIKRTFLTKADVEKMRMEYKFDVNDFPKPYLTAKVEEDENAIGGGYQK from the coding sequence ATGGCTTCGTCAGGGAAATCGATGATCCAAACCCTAAAACGGTTCATGAAGAAGCCATGGGAGTTCACCGGACCTCAAACAAGCCCCGAGTATTTAGACTCTATACCCAAGGCAGCGGAGTACAGAATCTTCTGTCCTGCCACTACCCAATCTCAGGCCATCATCCCCACATCCGATCCTGAAACCGTCTTCGATATCAAGTATTATTCTCGTGACCAGAGGCGTAACCGTCCTCCAATCAAGCGCACTTTCCTCACCAAAGCTGATGTTGAGAAGATGAGGATGGAGTACAAATTTGATGTCAACGATTTTCCTAAGCCTTATTTGACTGCTAAGGTTGAAGAGGATGAAAATGCTATTGGTGGTGGCTACCAGAAAtga
- the LOC101259390 gene encoding ninja-family protein AFP3 — protein sequence MAEAEENREKRCFSSMQMEVFSRDLLHKFMNGNNNKFHEIPNEEDELELSLGLSLNGRFGVDPERAKRLKRSSSISNFVFSGGDESNGRCSFSVGPIARTCSLPVEGEEECRKRKELQSLRRLEAKRKRMEKLRVVKDKVDLDERPEENGGSNNGPVGNSLPLSQGSMASQGSGSSGISDFGSQPIQGPGDNSTGANTPTSIKPSEQEHEQKQVAKPPKITSEKPPTTCNGSASKEAKEMFKNYMLNMPCVSTMGKGPNGKKIEGFLYRYQKGEEVKIMCVCHGNFLSPAEFVKHAGGGDVANPLKQIVVNPSPLLR from the exons ATGGCTGAAGCtgaagaaaatagagaaaagaGGTGTTTTTCTAGTATGCAGATGGAAGTTTTTTCAAGAGATCTGTTGCATAAATTTATGAATGGAAACAACAATAAATTTCATGAAATTCCTAATGAGGAAGATGAATTGGAGCTGAGTTTGGGGCTTTCCTTGAATGGAAGATTTGGGGTAGACCCAGAAAGGGCTAAGAGACTAAAAcgctcttcttcaatttcaaactttgtGTTTTCCGGCGGGGATGAGAGTAATGGGCGTTGTTCATTCTCTGTTGGTCCGATTGCGAGGACGTGTTCTTTACCTGTTGAGGGTGAGGAGGAGTGCAGAAAAAGGAAGGAGTTGCAATCTCTGAGGCGTTTGGAGGCTAAAAGAAAGAGAATGGAGAAATTACGAGTGGTTAAGGATAAGGTTGATTTAGATGAACGTCCTGAAGAAAATGGTGGGAGTAATAATGGTCCAGTTGGAAATTCATTGCCTCTGTCACAAGGGTCTATGGCTTCTCAGGGAAGTGGTTCTTCAGGAATTTCTGATTTTGGGAGTCAACCCATTCAAG GGCCAGGTGACAACAGTACTGGGGCAAATACTCCGACTAGCATCAAGCCTTCAGAGCAAGAACATGAACAGAAACAGGTTGCCAAACCACCTAAAATCACAAGCGAAAAACCACCTACCACATGTAATGGAAGTGCCAGCAAGGAAGCGAAAGAAATGTTCAAAAACTACATGCTCAACATGCCCTGTGTTTCCACAATGGGCAAGGGGCCAAATGGTAAGAAGATTGAAGGATTTCTGTACAGATATCAGAAGGGAGAGGAAGTAAAAATAATGTGTGTTTGTCATGGTAACTTTCTCTCCCCAGCTGAGTTTGTGAAACATGCTGGTGGCGGTGATGTTGCAAATCCGTTGAAGCAAATTGTCGTCAATCCTTCACCTCTGTTGAGATGA
- the LOC101259102 gene encoding nuclear transport factor 2-like isoform X2 has protein sequence MAMETTAIPSAPAAQVIGNAFVEQYYQIQHHSPELVYRFCLDSSVLSRPNSNGVMTSVTTMKNINDMICSLGYKNYKAEIKTADAQQSYKDGVIVLVTGCLTGKDNTRKQFTQTFFLAPQDKGYFVLNDVLRYAEQVETDNSSEMVNAVKDVAPVPLTPDPEPVHVLQPSNHRQPSSHAEDIKIVEEVVHGSLENEKVVGDEREIMVGAESHINAEPATSVSREDAPKKSYASIVSSQTKKGPAKIYVPSNSRMAPAKTEKQPVKSVAQAPVPESSIHTASGGNASESKDAQYRAEGHSIYIRNLPLNVTVAQLEVEFKRFGPIMQGGIQVRSNRQQGFCFGFVEFEDLNSMNSAIQASPVTIGGLQAELEIKRTTSRVGSGRGRFPTGRGAGYRNENFRGRGNFSGAGRGYGRSDFNGGRGGRGGESYQQGRGRGGRRGGLSQIPSSA, from the exons ATGGCTATGGAAACTACAGCTATACCTTCTGCCCCTGCTGCACAAGTGATCGGAAATGCTTTTGTTGAGCAGTATTACCAAATTCAACACCACTCCCCAGAGTTGGTATACAGATTTTGTCTGGATTCAAGTGTCTTAAGCCGCCCAAATTCTAATGGCGTGATGACATCCGTGACAACAATGAAA AATATCAATGACATGATATGCTCATTAGGCTACAAGAATTATAAGGCAGAGATAAAGACTGCAGATGCACAACAGTCCTACAAGGATGGGGTCATTGTATTGGTTACTGGATGCTTAACTGGAAAAGATAACACGAGAAAGCAATTCACCCAGACTTTTTTCCTTGCTCCACAGGACAAAGGCTACTTTGTTTTGAATGATGTTCTTAGGTATGCAGAACAAGTGGAGACTGATAACAGTTCAGAAATGGTTAATGCGGTCAAGGATGTAGCACCCGTGCCTTTGACGCCTGATCCAG AACCAGTTCATGTGCTTCAGCCTTCGAATCACAGACAGCCTAGCTCTCATgcagaagatataaaaattgtTGAGGAAGTAGTTCATGGTTCTTTGGAAAATGAGAAGGTAGTTGGTGATGAAAGAGAGATTATGGTGGGTGCTGAATCCCATATTAATGCAGAACCAGCTACTTCAGTTTCCCGAGAAGATGCTCCTAAGAAATCTTATGCTTCAATTGTAAGTTCTCAAACAAAGAAAGGGCCCGCCAAAATCTATGTACCCTCTAATTCAAGAATGGCTCCCGCAAAGACTGAAAAGCAGCCAGTTAAGTCAGTGGCACAAGCTCCTGTTCCTGAATCATCAATTCATACTGCCTCTGGGGGTAATGCATCTGAATCTAAAGATGCTCAGTACAGAG CTGAGGGACACTCCATTTATATCCGCAATTTGCCTTTAAATGTTACTGTTGCTCAACTTGAGGTTGAATTTAAGAGATTTGGACCCATTATGCAAGGAGGCATACAAGTTAGAAGTAATAGG CAACAAGGATTCTGCTTCGGGTTTGTTGAATTTGAAGATTTGAACTCCATGAACAGCGCGATACAG GCCTCACCTGTTACAATTGGAGGTCTTCAAGCTGAGCTTGAAATAAAGCGAACTACAAGTAGAG TTGGTAGCGGGAGAGGTCGTTTCCCTACCGGAAGAGGAGCAGGGTACCGAAATGAAAATTTCAGGGGCCGCGGAAACTTTAGTGGTGCAGGTAGAGGATATGGTAGAAGTGATTTTAATGGAGGTCGTGGAGGACGAGGTGGTGAAAGTTACCAACAAGGAAGAGGGAGAGGCGGACGGAGAGGTGGCCTAAGCCAAATTCCTTCTTCAGCATAG